One stretch of Gopherus flavomarginatus isolate rGopFla2 chromosome 2, rGopFla2.mat.asm, whole genome shotgun sequence DNA includes these proteins:
- the LOC127043833 gene encoding uncharacterized protein LOC127043833, whose product MPPCTKRAPAWTNAELQDLISVWGEEAVQAQLRSRRRNYDTYGQISQSLMRRGHERDALQCRVKIKELRSAYCKAREGNRRSGPAPTTCRFYQELDAILGCDPTANPRSTMESSEQGEVGEVVEDGDSEATGVEGDTPESQYTCSQELFSSQEEASQSQQLEVDGEEETEDRAQVTLTTAAGSPASRRLQNLRRNPRKSKEELIKSVMSHYNRESRKTQEWREKTYEWRESVHEWRKSVHEWRESVHEWRKSVHEWRQTESRRKELTAKKTTKQMISLLARQTESFESLVAMQTNMYRGNPQPSQSPLPCSPVFPQNNFLQQPVPYYPQLPPTPVRSPTSPDNYNSYPVHSTPIILQHSNPEVQQTLNSDQNKTYSNL is encoded by the exons atgcctccatgcaccaaacgagccccagcatggaccaatgcagagctgcaggacctcataagtgtttggggagaggaggctgtgcaagcacagctgcgctccagaaggagaaattatgatacctatgggcagatatcgcagtccttgatgagaaggggccatgaacgggacgcgttgcagtgcagggtcaaaattaaagagctgaggagtgcttactgcaaagctcgtgagggaaatcgccgctcaggacctgcccccacaacctgccgtttttaccaggagctggatgccatacttgggtgtgaccccactgccaatcctaggagcacgatggagagttcagagcagggagaagtgggggaggttgtagaggacggcgacagtgaggctactggcgtggagggagacaccccggagtcccagtacacatgcagccaggagctcttctcaagccaggaggaggctagccagtcgcagcagctggaagttgatggtgaggaagaaactgaggatcgtgctcagg tgaccttgactactgcagccggatcaccggcctcacgtaggttgcagaacttgagacggaatcctagaaaatcaaaagaggaattgatcaaatctgttatgagccactataacagagaaagtaggaagacacaggaatggagagagaagacgtatgaatggagagagagtgtacatgaatggagaaagagtgtacatgaatggagagagagtgtacatgaatggagaaagagtgtacatgaatggaggcaaacagaaagcaggagaaaggaattgactgccaaaaaaaccacaaagcagatgataagcctcctggctcgccaaactgagtctttcgagtctcttgtagccatgcagacaaatatgtaccgtggtaacccacagccctcccaaagccctcttccttgttccccagtatttccacaaaacaactttctccagcagccagttccttattatccccagctgcccccaacacctgtacgatcacctaccagccctgataactataattcttaccctgttcactccacccccattattctgcagcatagtaatcctgaagtgcagcagacattgaatagtgatcaaaataagacatattcaaacctgtga